The Candidatus Syntrophosphaera sp. genomic interval GCCTTTTCCCAGGAACTCATGCCTTGGGTGGAAGTGTTTGTCTCGATCCAGCGCCGGGCCTGGTTTTCCTTGCTCAGGTCGATGCTTTCCGCGGCTTCGATGCAGGTGACGCCCATCAGATGGGGCAGAGGGCTGCCGTTCCAGATGTTCTCTGAGGAATCGGTCTTTCCCCCGCAGGAACTGTGGTAGGTGGCGTCGGCGATCCTGTCTCCGGCGAGCAAAACTTCTCCCCGCGTGGCGCTCACCGCTTCCAGGATGCTCTCGTTGAGCAGGTGTTCACCTTTGTAAACCTGGCAATGGGTGCTGTTGCAGAGGTCATAGCCGTCATTCTTGTGACGGTTGTAGAGCAGCAGGCTGACGGCGTGGGTCCTCGCCGCCACGGCCTGGGTTTTCAATGCTTCCAGTGGGGCGGTGCTTCCGATCTCGTTTTGGATCACCCCGGCGATGTATTCTTCCAGGGGCAGGAAATGGGTCAACACCATCTTCCCGTTGATCGTCTTGAGGATGAAATCGCCGCTGTAGCCAAGTTTGACGCCTCCGATAAACAGGGGCGTGGCGCTATGGATCAGAAGCGGAGTTTCGAAATAGTATTCTGGGCCGCCGGTCGTCTTGACACGCACCGTGGAGTTGATCAGAGGGATGTTCTGGATCTGGTTTTCGGGGATGCCTGTCTCCCGCGCGTATTTCCTCGCTCCTTCTATCCCGGCAAAGGTGATTCCTTCGAAGATGAGGTTTTCCCGCTTGATCACCAGAGTGCTGTCCTCCCAGGCGAAATACTCGCGCAGGACGCCGTCAGAATGATCCGCCCAGGGCTCGACCCGGCTGAGCAATCCCCAGAAGGCCAGCTTGTCCGCGTTGGTCAGGCTGATGTTCAGGTTTCCTCTAAGCAGCCGGGAGATCGGAGAGGCCTGCTCAGAGACGGTAAGTTCCGCCTGCGCTGAACCGCTGGTTTCCAAGCTGATCTGGGTCCCGGAACTGAGCAGGACCTCCAGGTAGAGTTGCCCGTTCCGGTATTCAGCTGCCGGCAAGCTGCACAACAGGATGAGAGGCAGCAAACAAAGTAATGCTTTAATTAGATACTGATATCTCATTGTTGGGCATGAAGATGTTATTTTACGGTCGAGCCAGGCAGGCAATCCCGGGCAGGAATTACCAAACTCAGCTTTCCCTCGCTGTGCACGGCCAGGATCATGCCGCGAGAAAGGATCCCGCGGATCTTGCGGGGCTCCAGATTGACCAGCATGACCACCTGTTTGCCGATGATATCCTCAGGCGTGTAGTGTTCAGCGATTCCGGCCACCAGTTCCCTTTGCTCGCTGCCGATATCGACCTTGAGACGCAGGAGCTTGTCGGTCTTGGGAACAGAATCTGCTTCCAGGACTTTGGCCACGCGGATGTCCAGGCGGTCAAAATCTTCATAGCTGACCTGTTCCTTGACCGGTTCTGTTGACTGGACTTCCTCGGTTTGGGCTGAATTCCTGCGCAGGCGTTCGATCTCGGCCTCGATCTGGGCATCCTCGATTTTGAAGAACAGCCTGCTTGTATCCTGCAAGGCATAATCGTGGCAAAGATCCTGCTTTTCCCATTCGGAGAGGGCTTTCAGGCCCAGCATGGCGCGCAGGCGGTCCATGCTCCTGGGCATCACCGGCCAGAGGGCGACAGAGGCCAGGCGCAGGATGCACAGGCATACGTAAAGGGTTTCCTGGACGCTGTTTTTATCGATCTTCACTTCCGCCCAGGGCTTGCGTTCATCAAAGTAGCGATTGCCCAAACGGGCGATGTCCATGGAGAGCTTGCAGTTCCGTTTTACGCTGAACTCGCCGTATCCGGAATCGATCTGATTGAATAGCTCAATGGCTTCGTCCAGAGTCTCTCTCCCAGCTTTGGAAAGGTCTTGGGCCGGAATGTGGCCATCAAAGTTTTTCGCTGCAAAGGCAAAGACCCGGTTGGCCAGGTTGCCCAGAACGTTGTTCAGTTCGCCATTCACCTTCTGCTGGAAATCCCGGAAGGAGAAGTCGCTG includes:
- a CDS encoding SpoIID/LytB domain-containing protein; translation: MRYQYLIKALLCLLPLILLCSLPAAEYRNGQLYLEVLLSSGTQISLETSGSAQAELTVSEQASPISRLLRGNLNISLTNADKLAFWGLLSRVEPWADHSDGVLREYFAWEDSTLVIKRENLIFEGITFAGIEGARKYARETGIPENQIQNIPLINSTVRVKTTGGPEYYFETPLLIHSATPLFIGGVKLGYSGDFILKTINGKMVLTHFLPLEEYIAGVIQNEIGSTAPLEALKTQAVAARTHAVSLLLYNRHKNDGYDLCNSTHCQVYKGEHLLNESILEAVSATRGEVLLAGDRIADATYHSSCGGKTDSSENIWNGSPLPHLMGVTCIEAAESIDLSKENQARRWIETNTSTQGMSSWEKASVSWQKSISRQALARNVGLSSISRIVINKRGSSGRITDMSFHGSGTVRLTSEYKIRQAFGSAKSSFFYIRGAYSMDKNGGVSITPPATVSIKGKGSGHGVGMCQVGTLDRARNGATYRDILSHYYPETRICSDWMGHAR